A genomic window from Gossypium hirsutum isolate 1008001.06 chromosome D10, Gossypium_hirsutum_v2.1, whole genome shotgun sequence includes:
- the LOC107930313 gene encoding berberine bridge enzyme-like 4, whose protein sequence is MKASSYTCFIVSIFVLFSISSAASYNPVDFDAFLQCLPQHSDHTVSIAGAILTPNNASFQSTYQLRANNLRILLSATSRPVAIITALHPSHAQAAVICAKRHGFQLRIRSGGHDYEGLSYISDVPFVILDMFNLKSIDIDMKTETAWVQAGATTGELYYSIAQKSDVHGFPSGVCTTLGIGGHFSGGGYGFLMRKYGLSIDNVIDAQLIDANGRILDRKSMGEDVFWAIRGGGTTSFGIILSWRIKLVRVPPRVTIFTVQRTLEQGATELAYRWQQVAPKLPKDLFIRLQLVPINNGGNNKTVTVSFIGHFLGQADGLLRLMNVRFPELGLTRNDCSEMSWVESALNWAGFPNGTSIDVLLNRVQVDRVFYKTKSDYYKAVIPKQGLETLWQVLMDIEDIFVQFNPYGGRMEEISESETAFAHRRGNLFKAQYGIQWSESDGGINATGRYVEMSRRLYNVMAPYASSNPREAFFNYRDLDVGSNESGTDFEVAKEYGAKYFRNNLMRLASVKAKIDPENFFKNEQSIPPLPTPPSH, encoded by the coding sequence ATGAAAGCTTCAAGCTACACCTGTTTCATAGTTTCGATTTTCGTTTTGTTCTCTATTTCATCCGCGGCATCTTACAATCCGGTCGATTTCGATGCTTTTCTTCAATGCCTTCCTCAACATTCCGACCATACTGTCTCGATTGCTGGCGCTATATTGACTCCCAACAATGCATCTTTCCAATCTACTTATCAATTACGTGCTAACAATCTTCGAATCTTATTATCTGCGACTTCAAGGCCGGTGGCTATTATCACCGCTCTACATCCATCCCATGCACAAGCTGCGGTCATTTGCGCTAAGCGTCATGGTTTTCAACTAAGGATTCGAAGTGGCGGACATGATTACGAGGGACTTTCGTATATTTCCGACGTCCCGTTTGTTATCCTCGATATGTTCAACCTTAAGTCTATAGATATCGACATGAAAACCGAGACGGCATGGGTTCAAGCCGGAGCTACTACCGGCGAACTTTATTATAGTATAGCCCAGAAAAGCGATGTCCATGGATTCCCATCTGGTGTATGTACCACTCTAGGCATTGGTGGACACTTCAGTGGAGGTGGGTATGGATTTTTAATGAGAAAATACGGGCTTTCCATTGATAATGTCATTGATGCACAATTGATCGACGCTAATGGTCGAATCCTTGACCGTAAATCAATGGGGGAAGACGTGTTTTGGGCTATCAGAGGCGGTGGAACTACTAGCTTCGGTATCATCCTTTCATGGCGGATCAAGCTGGTTCGTGTCCCACCTAGGGTCACTATTTTCACCGTGCAAAGGACCTTGGAACAAGGCGCAACGGAGCTGGCTTATCGTTGGCAACAAGTTGCCCCTAAACTGCCCAAAGATCTCTTCATTAGACTCCAGCTTGTGCCTATCAACAATGGCGGCAACAATAAAACTGTTACGGTTTCATTCATCGGCCATTTTCTGGGACAAGCTGATGGGCTTTTACGATTAATGAACGTAAGATTCCCTGAATTGGGTTTGACCAGAAATGATTGTTCGGAGATGAGTTGGGTCGAATCGGCCTTAAATTGGGCGGGTTTCCCCAATGGAACCTCCATTGATGTGTTGCTTAATAGAGTTCAAGTAGACCGAGTGTTTTACAAGACCAAGTCCGATTACTACAAAGCAGTGATTCCCAAACAAGGGTTAGAGACCTTATGGCAAGTGTTGATGGACATTGAAGACATATtcgtgcaatttaatccttacggTGGGCGAATGGAGGAGATATCGGAGTCGGAGACAGCCTTTGCGCACCGCAGAGGGAACCTCTTCAAGGCACAGTACGGGATCCAATGGTCCGAGTCCGACGGAGGGATCAACGCCACAGGGCGTTATGTGGAGATGTCAAGGAGGTTGTACAATGTGATGGCGCCGTATGCGTCGAGCAACCCGAGGGAAGCGTTTTTCAATTACCGAGACCTCGACGTCGGTAGCAACGAAAGCGGCACGGATTTTGAGGTTGCGAAGGAATACGGAGCAAAGTATTTCAGGAACAATTTGATGAGGCTGGCGAGTGTGAAAGCCAAGATAGACCCTGAGAATTTCTTCAAGAACGAACAAAGCATACCGCCTTTGCCAACGCCGCCATCTcattaa
- the LOC107930310 gene encoding berberine bridge enzyme-like 4 yields MKASSYTCFIVSIFVLFSISSAASYNPVDFDAFLQCLPQHSDHTVSIAGAILTPNNASFQSTYQLRANNLRILLSATSRPVAIITALHPSHAQAAVICAKRHGFQLRIRSGGHDYEGLSYISDVPFVILDMFNLKSIDIDMKTETAWVQAGATTGELYYSIAQKSDVHGFPSGVCTTLGIGGHFSGGGYGFLMRKYGLSIDNVIDAQLIDANGRILDRKSMGEDVFWAIRGGGTTSFGIILSWRIKLVRVPPRVTIFTVQRTLEQGATELAYRWQQVAPKLPKDLFIRLQLVPINNGGNNKTVTVSFIGHFLGQADGLLRLMNVRFPELGLTRNDCSEMSWVESALNWAGFPNGTSIDVLLNRVQVDRVFYKTKSDYYKAVIPKQGLETLWQVLMDIEDIFVQFNPYGGRMEEISESETAFAHRRGNLFKAQYGIQWSESDGGINATGRYVEMSRRLYNVMAPYASSNPREAFFNYRDLDVGSNESGETDFEVAKEYGAKYFRNNFMRLAGVKAKIDPENFFKNEQSIPPLPTPPSD; encoded by the coding sequence ATGAAAGCTTCAAGCTACACCTGTTTCATAGTTTCGATTTTCGTTTTGTTCTCTATTTCATCCGCGGCATCTTACAATCCGGTCGATTTCGATGCTTTTCTTCAATGCCTTCCTCAACATTCCGACCATACTGTCTCGATTGCTGGCGCTATATTGACTCCCAACAATGCATCTTTCCAATCTACTTATCAATTACGTGCTAACAATCTTCGAATCTTATTATCTGCGACTTCAAGGCCGGTGGCTATTATCACCGCTCTACATCCATCCCATGCACAAGCTGCGGTCATTTGCGCTAAGCGTCATGGTTTTCAACTAAGGATTCGAAGTGGCGGACATGATTACGAGGGACTTTCGTATATTTCCGACGTCCCGTTTGTTATCCTCGATATGTTCAACCTTAAGTCTATAGATATCGACATGAAAACCGAGACGGCATGGGTTCAAGCCGGAGCTACTACCGGCGAACTTTATTATAGTATAGCCCAGAAAAGCGATGTCCATGGATTCCCATCTGGTGTATGTACCACTCTAGGCATTGGTGGACACTTCAGTGGAGGTGGGTATGGATTTTTAATGAGAAAATACGGGCTTTCCATTGATAATGTCATTGATGCACAATTGATCGACGCTAATGGTCGAATCCTTGACCGTAAATCAATGGGGGAAGACGTGTTTTGGGCTATCAGAGGCGGTGGAACTACTAGCTTCGGTATCATCCTTTCATGGCGGATCAAGCTGGTTCGTGTCCCACCTAGGGTCACTATTTTCACCGTGCAAAGGACCTTGGAACAAGGCGCAACGGAGCTGGCTTATCGTTGGCAACAAGTTGCCCCTAAACTGCCCAAAGATCTCTTCATTAGACTCCAGCTTGTGCCTATCAACAATGGCGGCAACAATAAAACTGTTACGGTTTCATTCATCGGCCATTTTCTGGGACAAGCTGATGGGCTTTTACGATTAATGAACGTAAGATTCCCTGAATTGGGTTTGACCAGAAATGATTGTTCGGAGATGAGTTGGGTCGAATCGGCCTTAAATTGGGCGGGTTTCCCCAATGGAACCTCCATTGATGTGTTGCTTAATAGAGTTCAAGTAGACCGAGTGTTTTACAAGACCAAGTCCGATTACTACAAAGCAGTGATTCCCAAACAAGGGTTAGAGACCTTATGGCAAGTGTTGATGGACATTGAAGACATATtcgtgcaatttaatccttacggTGGGCGAATGGAGGAGATATCGGAGTCGGAGACAGCCTTTGCGCACCGCAGAGGGAACCTCTTCAAGGCACAGTACGGGATCCAATGGTCCGAGTCCGACGGAGGGATCAACGCCACAGGGCGTTATGTGGAGATGTCAAGGAGGTTGTACAATGTGATGGCGCCGTATGCGTCGAGCAACCCGAGGGAAGCGTTTTTCAATTACCGAGACCTCGACGTCGGTAGCAACGAAAGCGGCGAGACGGATTTTGAGGTTGCGAAGGAATACGGGGCAAAGTATTTCAGGAACAATTTCATGAGGCTGGCGGGTGTGAAAGCCAAGATAGACCCTGAGAATTTCTTCAAGAACGAACAAAGCATACCGCCTTTGCCAACGCCGCCATCTGATTAA
- the LOC107930384 gene encoding berberine bridge enzyme-like 21: MTPPLSPPSLLPLLLVAFNICFSLAASNSVYESFVQCLKTRSNSSDNISDIVYSHSNATYETVLEQYIRNARFNTSSTPKPVIIITPLTESHVSAAVICSNNIGFQLRIRSGGHDFEGVSYVSDQPFFILDMFNLRSISINMADQSVWVQSGATLGELYYRIWEESKVYGFPAGVCPTVGVGGHISGAGYGNMVRKYGLSVDYVVDAKIVDVNGNILDRKAMGEDLFWAIRGGGGASFGVILAFNIKLVDVPETVTVFKLERTLEQNATDVVYKWQSVAPTTDDNLFMRMLVQPVTLNKQKTIKISIMALYLGDVNSVVPLLAEDFPELGLVTEDCFEMSWIESALWWASFGKGTSPTVLLDRESYHVKFMKRKSDYVKTPISKDGLQWLWKKMIELEEPGLVFNPYGGKMNEIKETETPFPHRAGNLFKIQYSINWKDMGIEADKRSRSLVNRLHSYMTSFVSKNPRSAYLNYRDLDIGITKNWSYQEGKVYGESYFNGNFERLVDVKTVVDPHNFFRNEQSIPPRTIKAWNEKNEGSIPPSTSKAWNKSKPYVMIILFMAIGHII; encoded by the coding sequence ATGACGCCGCCATTGTCACCACCATCGCTTCTTCCTCTCTTACTTGTAGCTTTCAACATCTGCTTCTCACTGGCAGCATCCAATTCCGTTTATGAATCATTTGTTCAATGCCTGAAAACCCGTTCTAACTCATCGGATAATATCTCCGACATTGTTTACTCTCACTCCAATGCTACATATGAAACCGTTTTGGAACAGTATATTCGCAATGCTCGTTTCAACACTTCTTCGACGCCAAAGCCTGTGATCATCATTACACCTTTGACGGAATCCCATGTCTCAGCTGCCGTTATATGTTCCAACAATATTGGGTTTCAGCTTAGGATTCGGAGTGGCGGCCATGATTTCGAGGGGGTCTCTTATGTGTCTGACCAACCCTTTTTCATCCTCGACATGTTTAATCTTCGTTCAATATCGATTAACATGGCGGATCAATCAGTTTGGGTTCAGTCCGGTGCAACGCTAGGGGAACTTTACTATAGGATTTGGGAAGAGAGTAAAGTTTATGGATTCCCTGCTGGGGTTTGCCCCACCGTGGGTGTTGGTGGTCATATCAGCGGTGCTGGTTATGGTAACATGGTGAGAAAATATGGTCTCTCAGTGGACTATGTGGTGGATGCCAAGATAGTTGATGTTAATGGCAATATCCTTGATAGAAAAGCTATGGGGGAGGATCTCTTTTGGGCTATCAGAGGTGGCGGAGGAGCTAGTTTCGGGGTGATTCTAGCTTTCAACATCAAGCTCGTTGACGTCCCCGAAACGGTGACGGTTTTCAAGCTCGAAAGAACCTTGGAACAAAACGCTACAGATGTTGTTTACAAATGGCAATCCGTTGCTCCCACAACAGATGACAATCTGTTCATGAGGATGCTGGTGCAGCCAGTTACATTAAACAAGCAAAAGACCATCAAGATTTCAATCATGGCATTGTATTTAGGGGATGTCAATAGTGTTGTTCCTTTGTTGGCTGAGGATTTCCCTGAATTGGGTCTTGTAACAGAGGATTGCTTTGAGATGAGTTGGATTGAATCAGCTCTATGGTGGGCTAGTTTTGGCAAAGGAACTTCACCTACTGTGTTGCTTGATAGAGAATCTTACCATGTGAAGTTCATGAAGAGGAAATCTGATTACGTGAAGACCCCAATATCAAAAGATGGGCTGCAATGGCTTTGGAAGAAGATGATTGAATTGGAGGAACCAGGGTTGGTTTTCAATCCATATGGAggaaaaatgaatgaaataaagGAAACAGAGACACCATTCCCACATAGAGCAGGGAATTTGTTTAAGATACAGTATTCAATAAACTGGAAGGATATGGGAATTGAGGCTGACAAAAGGAGCAGAAGCCTGGTGAATAGGCTTCACAGTTACATGACCAGCTTTGTGTCTAAAAACCCAAGGAGTGCTTATTTGAACTATAGGGACCTTGATATTGGCATCACCAAGAATTGGAGCTATCAAGAAGGTAAAGTTTATGGAGAGAGTTACTTCAATGGAAATTTTGAGAGATTGGTGGATGTGAAGACAGTAGTGGATCCGCATAATTTCTTTAGGAATGAACAGAGCATCCCTCCTCGTACGATCAAGGCATGGAACGAAAAAAATGAAGGGAGCATTCCACCTAGTACAAGCAAGGCATGGAACAAATCAAAACCTTATGTTATGATCATATTATTCATGGCCATAGGTCATATAATATAA